The genomic window ACCAGACCAAACCCAACGGTCACGTTTGATTCCGTCTATAAAAAATTCACGAGACGTTAAATGCATCGTGTAAGCCGACACATCCCAAATTTTATTCAATTGTTCATCCGAAGATTTGAATGCGCCACGATAGTCTAATGGCAGATATTCATAAAGCATCGAAATAGAATCGTATTTTACTCCTGCATCTGCTTGTACTTGAACATAACGGAATGCTTTCGAACCATTATGAGTGTAAGTTTCAGACTGTTTTCCGTCAAAAGATAAATGATCCAAAGTTTCACATTTAGCAGAATCCAAAGCTTCTTCACGAGATTCTCCATAATAAAGCGCTAATTTGCCTTTTCCTTTTAAACCGTGAATTTTAATGTAACCAAAAGTTTCTTTACCAAAATCTACTAATTGGCCAGCTCCTATTTTTTCTGTTTTTTTCGCAGTTAAAGGTTTGGTTGTTAATTTAAATCCTGAAGGTTTATTTTCTGGCGAATTAAAATTCCAAGAACCAACCGGAACCCATGGTGTACCCGATTGTTGTGCTTTCCCAGTTTCATCAATCCAAAGTTTATCTTCATTGGTAACTTTCCAAGAAGCATCAGATTTAACGTATTTACCATTAATATAAATAGCTGGCAACACTTCCTGATTATACACTTTAAAGGAAATTTTGTGTTTTCCGGCAGGAACTGCGATTGATTTTGGCTGTCCGTAAATTTGAACGCCGTCTAAAAGTAATTGAAAAGGTCCTTCTGAAAAGATTTTCACTTCGTCTGGTTTTGGAATATCTACTTCTGTCTGAAAAGTAACCAAAGAATACGGACTGTAATATTGCCAAAGCGGAGGAAATACGGCTTCGCGTTCTGTACGTCTAACCTGCATTTTATTGCTTAACCAAACTTCAAAATCTCCTGGATACCAGATCCATGTCGCTTCTTTTGTTTTTTCTTGTGCTGATGACAGCGAACAACAAAAAAGGGCAACAAAAAGAAGTAAAGTCTTAAAAATGGAAAAGCGGTTTAGCATAGTTAATTTATTTTGGGACTAAAGATAAGTGTTATTTTTACATTTCACAACCTGTAGTATCCTGTTATTTCATAAAAAACTATGATTCTTGATAAATTTTTAAGGGAAAAATTATGACTTATCACTTTTTTAGTACTAAAAAAAATGATGTTAGAATTTTATGGGACTCGGATGAGACGGATTCGCTATCGCGAAGACGCGGATGAAAACGGATTTATTTTTTTAAACACATAGAGACATAGACTTCCTTTGCACATAAAAAGGCGTTTCACTTGTATACATACACATAGCTATGTGTTAATGACTAGTTATTTTTTATTATCTCTATTTCGCTAAGTAAAAAAAATCTATGTTTCTATGTGTTTAAAAAATCCGCGTCTTTACGAAGTAAATCCGTTTTATCCGTGTTCTAATTTAGGCTAACAATCTAAGCAATCATTCGATCAGATTCATTTTCATCTTCTAAAATATAATTAGAAGGTGTTTTTCCTAAGTGTTTTTTAAACATATAAATAAAAGCACTCGTAGTTTCGTAACCTAAATTGAAAGCAATTTCTTTAATAGATTGTTTTTCGCCCAAACGTTTTATCGCTTCCAATAATTTTAAACGTGTGCGCCAATCGCTAAAATTCATTCCTAATTCTTTTATGAATAAGCGAGATAAAGTTCTAGTGCTCATAAAAGAAATTTCGGCGTAATATTCTATCGTGTTTTTGCTCGCAATATCTTCCATTAAAAGTTCGACTACTTTTTGTAATCTTTCATGATTGGTTGTTGGCAAGAAAGTAGCGCTTGGCTCTATTAAAGCTAATTCGTCTAAGAAAACAGAAATGATTCTGTGTTGCGGAGGAGTGAGATTTCCTTCTACTCCAAAAGAAATAATTTTGAAAACCAACTGCTTTAAAAACATCGGAATATCAAATGAGAAACTGTTTGTTGGCAATCCTTCCATAAAAGACGGATCGATAAAAACACTGTAATAATTAACGTCTTTCTGAAAAGTAACCTGATGTTCTACTCCGCCCGGAAGCCATAAGCCCTGCAACGGATTTACAACCCAAATATGATTACCAACCACAACGTTCATTACACCACGAGTTGCATAAATTAGTTGACCTCTTGGGTGTGAGTGCGAAATACACATTTCGTTGGTTACCATTTCGGTATAACCAATAACAGGAATCAATGGATCAACTCTGTATCCATGTTCCTGTGCCATTCGATATGTCCGAATCTGGTTATTCATTGTCCAAATATAGCAATTCTGACATTAGTATTCTTTTAATCTTTGCAAAAAATAATACAGCTGTTGTTTTTTAACCTAATTTAAAAATCAAAAAATATCTCATGGACACAATTAAAGCAAATCCTGACATAGTTAAAAAAACCACTTATTCGATCTTATTCATCATAAGTTTTTCTCATTTAATTAATGATCTTTTACAGGCTGTTGTTCCTTCAATTTATCCGCTTTTAAAGGAAAATTTTAACCTGAGTTTCTCTCAAATCGGAATCATCACTTTTACTTACCAAATCGTGGCTTCAATCTTACAGCCATTTGTTGGAATGTACACTGACAAAAATTCAAAACCGTACTCGCTTATTATCGGAATGTGTTTTACAATGGTTGGACTTTTCTTTGTTTCGATCGCTTCGAGTTTTATCAATTTATTATTATCAGTAAGTTTAATCGGAATTGGATCTTCAATTTTCCATCCTGAATCTTCACGTGTAGCGCATTTGGCTTCGGGCGGAAAAAGAGGTTTGGCGCAATCTATCTTTCAATTAGGAGGAAATGCAGGAAGTGCTATCGGACCTTTAT from Flavobacterium sp. KACC 22763 includes these protein-coding regions:
- a CDS encoding AraC family transcriptional regulator; this translates as MAQEHGYRVDPLIPVIGYTEMVTNEMCISHSHPRGQLIYATRGVMNVVVGNHIWVVNPLQGLWLPGGVEHQVTFQKDVNYYSVFIDPSFMEGLPTNSFSFDIPMFLKQLVFKIISFGVEGNLTPPQHRIISVFLDELALIEPSATFLPTTNHERLQKVVELLMEDIASKNTIEYYAEISFMSTRTLSRLFIKELGMNFSDWRTRLKLLEAIKRLGEKQSIKEIAFNLGYETTSAFIYMFKKHLGKTPSNYILEDENESDRMIA